One genomic segment of Gemmatimonadales bacterium includes these proteins:
- the lysA gene encoding diaminopimelate decarboxylase, whose amino-acid sequence MGEGVLAVEGVTLREIAGAAGTPVYVYSAGRIREQYRALSAALAPVRHRICYSVKANGNLAILSLMKSLGAGVDIVSSGELARALTAGFTGADVVFSGVGKTADEMRAALAAGVGMINVESEEELAALAAVAQGTGAVASVAIRVNPEVAVDTHPYTTTGTRGKKFGVPFDEAEELAFRASRTPGLALIGLAMHIGSGITDTAPFVEAMLKVMEVVHGLRRRGVGSLTTLDLGGGLGIRYQESDRPLDVNAYADAVLPHVATSGLGLVVEPGRFLVGSAGILVTRVLYRKKSGGRMIAIVDAGMTDLIRPSHYQAYHEITVDSADGRPLVAYDVVGPICESGDFFALDRELPELSQGDLLRLGGAGAYGFVMTSTYNARPRPPEVLVDGDRFGVVRERESPEDLMRGECLEPEWRSAG is encoded by the coding sequence GTGGGCGAAGGCGTACTAGCGGTCGAGGGGGTCACCCTCCGGGAGATCGCCGGGGCCGCCGGCACCCCGGTGTACGTCTACAGCGCCGGCCGCATCCGCGAACAGTATCGTGCCTTGTCAGCCGCCCTGGCTCCGGTGCGGCACCGCATCTGCTACTCCGTCAAAGCCAACGGCAACCTGGCCATCCTCTCGCTCATGAAGTCGCTCGGCGCGGGCGTGGACATCGTCTCTTCCGGCGAGCTGGCGCGCGCGCTGACGGCGGGCTTCACCGGCGCCGACGTGGTGTTCAGCGGCGTCGGGAAGACGGCCGACGAGATGCGCGCGGCCCTCGCGGCCGGCGTAGGCATGATAAACGTGGAGTCGGAGGAGGAGCTGGCGGCCCTCGCCGCAGTGGCGCAGGGGACGGGCGCGGTAGCGAGCGTCGCGATACGGGTGAACCCCGAGGTCGCGGTGGACACCCATCCGTATACCACGACCGGCACGAGGGGGAAGAAGTTCGGCGTGCCGTTCGACGAGGCGGAGGAGCTGGCATTCCGCGCCTCGAGGACCCCGGGGCTCGCGCTGATCGGCCTCGCGATGCACATCGGCTCGGGGATCACCGACACCGCACCGTTCGTGGAAGCGATGCTCAAGGTCATGGAGGTCGTGCACGGCCTCAGGCGGCGGGGAGTCGGGTCGCTCACCACGCTCGACTTGGGCGGGGGGCTGGGCATCCGCTATCAGGAGAGCGACCGGCCGTTGGACGTGAATGCCTACGCGGACGCCGTGCTCCCACACGTCGCGACGTCGGGGCTCGGTCTGGTGGTGGAGCCGGGACGCTTCCTGGTGGGCAGCGCGGGCATTCTGGTCACGCGGGTGCTATACCGCAAGAAGTCGGGCGGACGGATGATCGCGATCGTGGATGCCGGGATGACGGACCTCATCCGGCCCAGCCACTACCAGGCGTATCACGAGATCACCGTTGACTCGGCGGACGGCAGGCCTCTCGTCGCCTACGACGTCGTGGGGCCGATCTGCGAGTCGGGGGACTTCTTCGCGCTGGACCGCGAGTTGCCGGAGCTGTCGCAAGGAGATCTCCTGCGGTTGGGTGGCGCCGGGGCGTACGGTTTCGTCATGACCTCCACCTACAACGCCCGTCCGCGCCCTCCCGAGGTGCTGGTGGACGGAGACCGCTTCGGAGTCGTCCGTGAGCGCGAGTCCCCGGAGGACCTGATGCGCGGCGAGTGCCTGGAACCCGAGTGGAGGAGCGCCGGGTGA